In a genomic window of Maridesulfovibrio ferrireducens:
- a CDS encoding phosphatase PAP2 family protein produces MIRFIHKYSSICHFILASLPLLTALAVIFCIFGNEAAATAWFKAHAQANPDYKFIAKIITDFGNIVFYPVYLWFLITGIRQRKKSRLRFALVYLAVQIIVSVITVRFLKIAIGRPRPGEGTFFEPYSTRGAYNSLPSGHTCEVYGASLPLVLRYKTLLLTLFLGLFAATVALSRIYLTWHHPSDVFCGWMLGSVAGFAIHLFSKEN; encoded by the coding sequence GTGATCCGTTTCATTCATAAATATTCCAGCATTTGCCACTTTATTCTGGCATCATTACCTTTGCTGACAGCTCTTGCAGTGATATTCTGTATCTTCGGCAATGAGGCTGCTGCTACAGCGTGGTTTAAAGCTCACGCTCAGGCAAATCCTGATTATAAATTCATTGCAAAAATAATTACAGACTTCGGAAACATTGTTTTCTATCCAGTCTACTTGTGGTTTCTGATTACAGGGATAAGACAGAGAAAAAAATCAAGACTAAGGTTCGCTCTGGTCTATCTGGCTGTGCAAATTATAGTCAGTGTCATCACTGTCAGATTTCTAAAAATAGCAATCGGCAGACCGCGTCCCGGTGAAGGCACTTTTTTTGAACCTTATTCGACCCGCGGGGCATACAACTCGCTTCCATCAGGGCACACCTGTGAAGTTTACGGGGCCTCCCTGCCTCTTGTTCTCAGATACAAAACACTGTTGCTGACTTTATTTTTGGGATTATTTGCCGCAACAGTGGCTCTCAGCCGCATATACCTCACATGGCACCATCCGAGTGATGTTTTCTGCGGATGGATGCTCGGCTCAGTCGCCGGCTTCGCGATTCACCTTTTTTCAAAAGAGAATTAA